The following proteins are encoded in a genomic region of Flammeovirga pectinis:
- the rimK gene encoding 30S ribosomal protein S6--L-glutamate ligase codes for MKIAILSRNSSLYSTQRLVEAAEKLGHKAIIVDHLKCTIELEKKSPRIFYQGEYLDDIDAVIPRIGATVTFYGTAVVRQFEMMNIFSAVASQALINSRDKLRSLQILAASGVGLPKTVFTNYTKDIDHVIESVGGAPLILKLLEGTQGLGVVLAETKNAANSVIEAFNGLKARVIAQQFIKESGGADIRAFVVDGRVVGAMKRQGKEGEFRSNLHRGGSAELIELSNEEELTALKATKAMGLGVAGVDMLQSNNGPLVLEVNSSPGLEGIESATNIDIAKEIIKYLERNV; via the coding sequence ATGAAAATTGCAATTTTATCTAGAAACTCAAGCTTATATTCTACACAACGTTTAGTTGAAGCCGCAGAAAAGTTAGGACATAAAGCAATAATTGTAGATCATTTAAAATGTACAATTGAATTAGAAAAGAAAAGCCCTAGAATATTTTATCAAGGTGAATACTTAGATGACATTGATGCAGTTATTCCTAGAATTGGAGCGACTGTAACCTTTTATGGTACAGCTGTAGTACGTCAATTTGAAATGATGAATATTTTTTCAGCGGTTGCTTCTCAAGCATTAATAAATTCTAGAGACAAGCTTAGAAGTTTACAAATTCTTGCTGCATCTGGAGTTGGTTTACCTAAAACAGTTTTCACAAATTACACAAAAGATATTGATCATGTTATTGAATCTGTAGGTGGGGCTCCGTTAATTCTGAAACTGTTAGAAGGTACACAGGGATTGGGAGTTGTTCTTGCTGAAACAAAAAATGCAGCAAATTCTGTTATTGAAGCATTTAATGGTTTGAAAGCAAGAGTAATTGCACAACAATTTATTAAGGAATCTGGAGGAGCAGACATTCGTGCTTTTGTAGTTGACGGACGTGTAGTTGGTGCTATGAAACGTCAGGGTAAAGAAGGAGAATTCCGTTCTAATTTGCACAGAGGTGGTAGTGCAGAATTAATAGAGTTATCTAATGAAGAAGAATTAACAGCTTTAAAAGCTACTAAAGCAATGGGCTTAGGTGTTGCGGGAGTTGATATGTTACAATCAAATAACGGACCTTTGGTGTTAGAAGTAAATTCATCTCCAGGGTTAGAAGGTATTGAAAGTGCTACAAATATTGATATAGCAAAAGAGATTATAAAATATCTTGAAAGAAATGTATAA
- a CDS encoding succinylglutamate desuccinylase/aspartoacylase family protein: MYNDKFIILGTEIKKGKGALLELEVAKLHTRNSLKIPIIVERGKKDGPVLLLLGGVHGNESNGVAIVRDFIRKKYNKPKEGVVICIPVFNVFGYLNLTREFPDGRDLNRLFPGSPRGSLASQFAYKFTKEIAPLVDYVLDFHTGGADRSNFPNVRCNFFAEKEFKIAQIFGAPYIVHSNYIPKSIRETIHKMGKTLLLFEGGKSLQLDTSVINYGVIGALNVMKYLNMHYDVPEIKKESILIQKSKWLRAPYSGIFEYLVENGCKVKKRKLIGRISDPFGEFEKKIYAPFDCYIFGLNTAPNVYKGDAIFHISTKY, translated from the coding sequence ATGTATAACGATAAATTTATCATATTAGGAACCGAAATAAAAAAAGGTAAAGGCGCACTATTAGAATTAGAAGTAGCCAAATTACATACAAGAAATAGCTTAAAAATACCAATTATAGTTGAGAGAGGGAAAAAGGATGGACCTGTTTTATTACTTCTCGGAGGTGTACACGGAAATGAATCTAATGGTGTAGCAATTGTTCGAGATTTTATTAGAAAAAAGTACAATAAGCCTAAAGAGGGAGTGGTTATCTGTATTCCTGTCTTTAATGTTTTTGGCTATCTTAACTTAACAAGAGAATTTCCTGATGGTAGAGATTTAAATCGTTTATTTCCGGGTTCTCCAAGAGGTTCTTTAGCAAGTCAATTTGCCTATAAGTTTACAAAAGAAATAGCACCTTTAGTAGATTATGTTTTGGATTTTCATACCGGAGGTGCCGACCGTAGTAATTTTCCTAATGTGAGGTGTAATTTTTTTGCTGAAAAAGAATTTAAGATTGCACAAATTTTTGGGGCACCCTACATCGTTCATTCTAATTACATTCCTAAGTCGATACGAGAAACCATTCATAAAATGGGTAAGACTTTATTATTATTTGAAGGGGGAAAATCACTTCAATTGGATACATCTGTAATTAATTATGGGGTAATTGGAGCTCTGAATGTGATGAAGTATTTGAATATGCACTATGATGTACCAGAAATAAAAAAGGAGTCGATCTTAATCCAGAAAAGTAAATGGCTTAGAGCTCCTTACTCTGGAATATTTGAGTATCTAGTAGAGAATGGTTGTAAAGTAAAAAAGAGAAAACTTATTGGTCGTATTTCAGACCCTTTTGGAGAATTTGAGAAGAAAATATACGCCCCTTTTGATTGTTATATTTTCGGATTAAATACAGCTCCTAATGTTTACAAAGGGGACGCTATATTTCATATTAGTACCAAATATTAA
- a CDS encoding sensor histidine kinase gives MQSNKAYTYVVLIYIISFFLYFFWQDFGGYNDFQWLGLQYLIFFNIGITISKCLGSFLVIRGAKKTLEISVFLAILVVVIGYIIVMLVSHYILWEYKLSYYYEVFRVYSFIRFSSFQDLIFPFSVMLVIEVAFEYFRQYKEQQNLRFEKTQAELSFLKGQISPHFLFNTINTIFWLIIKKPKEAQSLLLNLSDMLRYQLYDCENDVVPLKKEVDYLNDLMSIEKHRKNNDITINTLFEVENEQFELPPLLFLPLVENAFKHVSRDPRSENYITINLHQENNKISFLVENTTDNSVIKTKEDKKYSGIGLQNIEKRMALILKENYIFETSLTDNIFYAKIEF, from the coding sequence ATGCAATCAAATAAGGCATATACTTATGTGGTATTAATTTATATAATATCCTTTTTTCTCTACTTTTTTTGGCAAGACTTTGGCGGATATAATGATTTCCAATGGCTGGGGCTTCAGTATCTCATATTTTTTAATATTGGAATAACTATATCAAAATGTTTAGGGTCATTCTTAGTAATTAGAGGAGCAAAAAAAACTCTAGAAATAAGCGTCTTTTTAGCTATTCTAGTAGTAGTAATAGGGTACATTATAGTAATGTTAGTTAGTCATTACATTCTATGGGAATATAAACTGAGCTATTATTACGAAGTGTTTAGAGTTTATTCTTTTATTCGTTTTTCAAGTTTTCAAGATTTAATCTTTCCTTTTAGTGTAATGCTCGTAATAGAGGTTGCTTTTGAATATTTTAGGCAATATAAAGAACAGCAAAACTTAAGGTTTGAAAAAACACAAGCAGAATTAAGTTTTCTGAAAGGACAGATTAGCCCTCATTTTCTTTTTAATACTATTAATACAATTTTTTGGTTGATAATAAAGAAACCAAAAGAAGCACAATCACTCTTATTAAATTTAAGTGATATGCTCCGTTACCAACTGTATGATTGCGAGAATGACGTTGTTCCATTAAAGAAAGAAGTTGATTACTTAAACGATTTAATGAGTATAGAAAAGCATAGAAAAAACAATGATATAACAATCAATACATTGTTTGAAGTTGAGAATGAACAATTTGAATTGCCTCCTTTATTATTTTTACCACTCGTAGAAAATGCATTTAAACATGTTTCTAGAGACCCTAGAAGTGAAAATTACATAACAATTAATCTACATCAAGAAAATAATAAGATCTCTTTTCTAGTAGAAAACACTACAGATAATAGCGTTATCAAAACTAAGGAAGATAAAAAATATAGTGGTATTGGACTTCAAAATATTGAAAAACGAATGGCACTAATTTTAAAAGAGAACTATATTTTTGAGACATCACTCACAGACAATATTTTTTATGCAAAAATTGAATTCTAA
- a CDS encoding LytR/AlgR family response regulator transcription factor produces the protein MQKLNSKIKCLIVDDEELAREGLAEYVSQVPFMELIASCSSAMEAQEEVEKNDIDVCFCDINMPYLSGIDWVKSLSNPPLIIFTTAYTEYAIESYEVDALDYLLKPISFDRFYKSCLKVKENVVEVVQAVEDNFVFIKVDQQIKKIWLNDIKYIESQNNYINIVTTKGELLPLLTLKEIQKQLSNKFLKVQKSFIVNVDFVEAIEGNSIVIDQQLITVSRSQKKEIFDQLTQGKFILKK, from the coding sequence ATGCAAAAATTGAATTCTAAAATAAAGTGTCTAATTGTAGACGATGAAGAATTAGCAAGAGAGGGATTGGCTGAATATGTGAGTCAGGTTCCTTTTATGGAACTTATAGCCAGTTGTTCTAGTGCAATGGAAGCACAAGAAGAAGTAGAAAAAAATGATATTGACGTCTGCTTTTGTGATATAAATATGCCTTATTTATCGGGTATTGATTGGGTGAAATCTTTAAGTAATCCTCCTCTAATTATTTTTACAACAGCGTATACAGAGTATGCAATAGAAAGCTATGAGGTTGATGCTTTAGACTATTTATTGAAACCAATCTCTTTTGATCGTTTTTATAAAAGCTGTTTAAAAGTAAAAGAGAATGTTGTAGAGGTAGTACAGGCAGTGGAAGATAATTTTGTTTTTATAAAAGTAGATCAACAGATAAAAAAAATATGGCTAAACGATATTAAATACATCGAAAGCCAAAATAATTATATCAATATAGTAACCACTAAAGGAGAATTGTTACCTCTGCTAACGTTAAAAGAAATACAGAAACAGCTATCAAATAAATTCCTAAAAGTACAGAAATCATTTATTGTAAATGTAGATTTTGTAGAGGCTATTGAGGGGAATAGTATTGTCATCGATCAGCAATTAATAACCGTAAGTAGATCACAAAAAAAAGAAATCTTTGATCAATTGACGCAGGGTAAATTTATTTTAAAAAAATGA
- a CDS encoding arylsulfatase, translating into MKKLILLFSLSVTLLSCGKEAAQKTEDTSAKKPNILLLVGDDIAFGDLGTYGSEIKTPNMDRLANHGVRFTNFHVSPVCSVTRSMLFTGCNNIEIGLGAFDYSVYPPTRGKPGYETYLTKNAVAMSELFNDAGYDVYKVGKWHLGGEAAGGFGPLGWGFTKEFGILSGGSNHWNDLAMTPDFSKPNGLNEKRKEHWTLNGEHYDRPSGVYSGELYTNQMLQFIKEGQKSDKPWFAYMAFTTAHFPIQAPPELIMKYYPKYLELGYAGLKKARYESLKKQGLISHSAVEAPENSLTHKWNKLSKKEKEKQAKIMATYAAMIEDQDNRIGQMLDHLKASGELDNTLVVYLTDNGPEGFEPTHPKTGNPEMAKWVETQFDGSFEAIGTANSENTIGVSWANAATGGLQWWKWFIGEGGIRVPMMIVPPGAFNSKHQLAGKTTNAVVSVKDIPMTILEYANIKHPQTNYKGRKVVAPSGVSIKPFLDGKSDIVRTEDDWYAFELFGNSYIMSGNYKAIKVRTGMFGDGKWHLYNVVNDPSETKDLQADQPERFKKMLALYKGYAEKNHLMEVADDWNPFKGASE; encoded by the coding sequence ATGAAAAAACTTATTTTATTATTTTCTCTTTCTGTTACTTTATTGAGCTGCGGAAAAGAAGCTGCTCAAAAAACAGAAGATACATCTGCAAAGAAGCCTAACATATTACTCTTAGTTGGTGATGATATTGCTTTTGGTGATTTAGGAACTTATGGTTCTGAAATTAAAACACCAAACATGGATAGACTAGCTAACCATGGTGTTCGTTTTACAAACTTCCACGTTTCTCCAGTTTGTTCTGTTACAAGATCTATGTTATTTACAGGTTGTAATAACATTGAAATTGGTTTAGGTGCTTTCGATTATTCAGTATATCCTCCAACAAGAGGTAAACCTGGTTACGAAACTTACTTAACTAAAAATGCAGTAGCAATGAGTGAGTTATTTAACGATGCTGGATACGATGTATACAAAGTTGGTAAATGGCATTTAGGTGGCGAAGCTGCTGGTGGATTTGGTCCGTTAGGATGGGGTTTCACAAAAGAATTTGGTATTCTTTCTGGTGGTTCTAACCATTGGAATGATTTAGCAATGACACCTGATTTCTCTAAACCAAATGGTTTAAATGAAAAACGTAAAGAACATTGGACTTTAAATGGTGAGCATTATGATCGCCCAAGTGGTGTTTACTCTGGAGAATTGTATACAAATCAAATGCTTCAGTTTATTAAAGAAGGTCAGAAATCTGACAAGCCATGGTTTGCATATATGGCATTTACAACGGCACACTTCCCTATTCAAGCTCCACCTGAATTAATCATGAAGTATTATCCTAAATATTTAGAATTAGGATATGCAGGTCTAAAAAAAGCAAGATATGAAAGCTTAAAAAAGCAAGGATTAATCTCTCATTCAGCTGTTGAAGCACCTGAAAATAGTTTAACACACAAATGGAATAAATTATCTAAGAAAGAAAAAGAGAAACAAGCTAAAATTATGGCTACTTACGCTGCCATGATTGAAGACCAAGACAACCGTATTGGTCAGATGTTAGATCATTTAAAAGCATCTGGAGAATTAGACAACACTCTAGTTGTTTATTTAACAGACAATGGTCCTGAAGGATTTGAACCTACTCACCCTAAAACAGGTAATCCAGAAATGGCTAAATGGGTAGAAACTCAATTCGATGGTTCTTTTGAAGCAATTGGTACAGCCAACTCTGAAAATACAATTGGTGTTTCTTGGGCAAATGCTGCTACAGGTGGTTTACAATGGTGGAAATGGTTTATTGGTGAAGGCGGTATCCGTGTTCCAATGATGATTGTACCTCCAGGAGCATTTAATAGCAAACATCAGTTAGCAGGTAAAACTACTAATGCAGTAGTTTCTGTTAAAGATATTCCGATGACAATTTTAGAGTATGCTAATATTAAGCACCCTCAAACAAATTATAAAGGAAGAAAAGTAGTTGCTCCATCTGGAGTAAGTATTAAACCTTTCTTAGATGGTAAATCTGATATAGTAAGAACGGAAGATGATTGGTATGCTTTTGAATTATTTGGCAATAGCTATATCATGAGTGGTAACTATAAAGCAATCAAAGTCCGTACTGGTATGTTTGGTGATGGTAAATGGCATTTATATAATGTTGTAAATGATCCATCAGAAACAAAAGATCTACAAGCAGATCAACCAGAAAGATTTAAAAAGATGTTAGCCTTATACAAAGGTTATGCAGAAAAAAATCACCTAATGGAAGTTGCAGATGACTGGAACCCATTTAAAGGTGCAAGTGAATAA
- a CDS encoding PepSY-like domain-containing protein yields the protein MNNFTKIFFALISSLLFASCQVEKPSIVIQSNLERHFPEAKDIVWELEGDEWEAEFTMHGIDCEVEYSKNGDWVETELSLDENQVPENIINAVEKEGDFDIAETEVTITAEVIIYGVLVKQDDKEKVIYISEAGIILEIEELA from the coding sequence ATGAACAATTTTACAAAAATCTTCTTCGCGCTTATTTCTTCATTATTATTTGCATCATGTCAAGTAGAAAAACCATCTATAGTGATACAATCTAATTTAGAACGTCATTTTCCAGAAGCAAAAGATATTGTTTGGGAGTTAGAAGGTGATGAATGGGAAGCTGAATTCACAATGCATGGAATAGATTGTGAAGTGGAATACTCTAAAAATGGAGATTGGGTAGAAACAGAGCTTTCTTTGGATGAAAATCAAGTTCCAGAAAACATTATTAATGCAGTAGAAAAAGAAGGTGACTTTGATATTGCAGAAACAGAAGTAACAATTACTGCAGAAGTAATTATTTACGGTGTTTTAGTTAAACAAGATGATAAAGAGAAAGTAATATATATAAGCGAAGCAGGTATAATTCTAGAAATAGAAGAACTTGCATAA
- a CDS encoding alpha/beta fold hydrolase: MKKLLKFLFLIGCIVAVSVFILIAYSSGKTPRIDGGVAEVVNIPINNSKLFTVIRGEDKNNPVLLMLHGGPGTTELPMMRYFNNTLENKFTVVYYDQRGASNSYADKDSSTLNLNQMIEDTHALTLYLKKRFKKEKIYILGHSWGSYLGLHTVKKYPKDYHAYIGTGQISNQYKSEMLGYQYIIDNAKKNNDKETLKEMTKMGSLPKAPANKTLEWVFSQRQYLDKLHGATYEMSNFDMMLWPIINCKEYTFSNKIGMMSGTFISLEHLFPNVLKDNLFESIKKVDVPIYFLQGKHDYVTSFTLAKIYFDVIEAPKKKFIIFENSAHNPLFEEADKFNQEVEKILL; the protein is encoded by the coding sequence ATGAAAAAATTATTGAAATTTCTTTTTCTAATTGGCTGTATTGTGGCCGTTTCTGTATTTATACTTATTGCCTACAGTAGTGGAAAAACACCTAGAATTGATGGTGGCGTGGCTGAAGTTGTAAATATTCCTATCAATAATTCGAAATTATTTACGGTAATACGAGGAGAAGATAAAAATAATCCTGTTTTATTAATGCTTCATGGTGGCCCCGGTACTACGGAATTACCAATGATGAGATACTTTAATAATACACTCGAAAATAAATTTACTGTAGTTTATTACGACCAAAGGGGAGCAAGTAATTCTTATGCCGATAAAGACAGTAGCACACTAAATCTTAATCAGATGATAGAAGATACTCACGCATTAACGCTTTATCTTAAAAAGAGATTCAAGAAAGAAAAAATTTATATTCTAGGCCATTCTTGGGGTTCTTATTTGGGGCTTCATACCGTAAAAAAATACCCTAAAGATTACCATGCTTATATTGGTACTGGCCAAATTAGTAATCAGTATAAAAGTGAAATGCTGGGTTATCAATATATTATTGATAATGCTAAAAAGAATAACGATAAAGAGACTTTAAAAGAAATGACTAAAATGGGTAGTCTGCCTAAAGCTCCTGCAAACAAAACACTCGAATGGGTATTTTCTCAAAGGCAATATCTTGATAAACTTCATGGTGCTACTTATGAGATGAGCAACTTTGATATGATGCTTTGGCCCATTATTAATTGTAAAGAATATACATTCTCAAATAAAATTGGGATGATGTCTGGAACATTTATCTCTTTAGAACATTTATTCCCTAATGTTCTAAAAGACAACCTCTTTGAATCTATAAAAAAGGTTGATGTACCCATTTATTTTCTACAAGGAAAACATGATTATGTTACTTCTTTTACATTAGCTAAAATCTATTTTGATGTGATTGAGGCTCCTAAAAAGAAATTTATTATTTTCGAAAATTCTGCTCATAATCCATTATTTGAGGAAGCCGATAAATTTAATCAGGAAGTAGAAAAAATCTTGTTATAA
- a CDS encoding caspase family protein yields MKFFSFFTLLFYLILPSFAQESRGLVLNVDQQEKKNIKAIIVGVSTYENLSAAAQLKYANKDAEAFANFLTQHAHIDPSNIHLFLDDKATAIQVWASIRTALSKAEEGDELIIYFAGHGDVDAMTDNAYLLTHDASSPEEKSFYMMTSIDVSMLQKMVSKMTAMKKFHVLMITDACRSGHILSTEGLSDQTLTSLIADWNNTNKLVSCAPNQLSYEGVEWGNGHGAFTHFLLKGLMGEADIDENNAVDLGELYDYTRGNVRRETKGKQSPQYKGNDADILMTVDAKLLDLARQNNYNISGMEVASRAVDTTNSDPSENQKEELNTFLAAIDQHRLIPPKYIKATENTSISFSSVTKKYQQLEDLSTFKNRVLIRFGNNTIEILDNSLNSVAKIKIDYDTPKLFAGNGDYWALAGTSKTVARYSDQQLIEKSTYHKATINALAISKEATIVTGDEKGNVFIWKNGEESAKKLTKVVAAVQNITLSENEKYIAIADVEGQLVVWDIQKKEKILTEKLSIQANRKMVFIAEGNTLLVPNGRGIKQIDLVKKKTNAEITLPNRHIPNSLMQLDENYVLILGNKGQLLLLNNKDNSVKEMGQNPLGANVKVAATQNSFYAMSSSKLQQSKLTIPLPYAEDFYTKIEESAHYSEQEKENAKGVLAIALQEDAQNIITPFILGSSVQPSLNQIKEAIYQLNYAIRLYNDNPFITEVIYARKWFLEAYEIIIGNDIRNFPKAVALFNKIIEQQPNAAYPYNGIALVNQKLMDLARTKKSIAKAGSLMPKWTAPKSTLATTFIIEEKYTDAIKMYDEIIEIIPKNAKGYVGKAQVYQMMGYYQKAWDLLNEATAKVGTDISIEETKATLLIDLGDLLEAEKCLNKLLKGSYISTSTYLSYVQLKEEFYDRQDRDIALLIDAQQLLLSAIELHPTNADLYAELGKLFTRYPNVFKVKPSEVYALFNQALLLAPFNQVALKNNAEYAYRVDGNMEIAKQATVMYSQMRANFSDLDLFIASIAYAQKDFKLMEGSCKAAMLKNPYKLENYKMLWNVYVQFDKTEELHKLYLMAKENLPKCPWFDYKYALYFKGMRENSKAIAYTKTSLKIAPIYNYAKVIENPSKGISHLYTYDQQTNGKTFTAKGGFYIVQKNSFKGVIDYAGRLVVPIEYKHIQLTQNGYSILTLKDHTKQLTSPDGQILGGRAFQEIEFLDCGLVKVRVNGKYGCLDRSTGKVVVPFKYEVITNGKWAGIPVACCRVNARDTDNTAEYYSIEGKCISCN; encoded by the coding sequence TTGAAATTTTTTTCATTTTTTACACTACTATTCTATCTTATTTTACCCTCGTTTGCGCAAGAATCAAGAGGATTGGTTTTAAATGTAGACCAGCAAGAGAAGAAAAATATAAAAGCAATAATTGTTGGAGTTTCTACTTACGAAAACCTTTCAGCAGCAGCTCAATTAAAATATGCAAATAAAGATGCCGAAGCATTTGCTAATTTTTTAACGCAACATGCACATATCGACCCCTCTAATATCCATTTATTTTTAGATGATAAAGCTACTGCAATTCAAGTTTGGGCAAGTATAAGAACAGCATTAAGTAAGGCCGAAGAAGGAGATGAATTGATTATTTACTTTGCAGGACATGGTGATGTAGATGCCATGACAGATAATGCCTATTTATTAACGCATGATGCTTCTTCTCCAGAAGAAAAGAGCTTTTATATGATGACCTCAATTGATGTTAGCATGTTACAAAAAATGGTAAGTAAAATGACTGCCATGAAGAAATTTCATGTTTTAATGATTACAGATGCTTGTCGTTCAGGTCATATTTTAAGTACTGAAGGATTATCAGACCAAACATTAACTTCTTTAATTGCTGACTGGAACAATACTAATAAATTAGTGTCTTGTGCTCCTAATCAACTTTCTTACGAAGGGGTAGAATGGGGTAATGGACATGGTGCTTTTACGCACTTTTTATTGAAAGGATTAATGGGTGAAGCAGATATTGATGAGAATAATGCTGTTGATTTAGGAGAACTTTATGACTATACTCGTGGCAATGTGCGTAGAGAGACTAAAGGAAAACAGTCTCCTCAATACAAAGGAAATGATGCTGATATATTAATGACTGTAGACGCTAAACTTCTTGATTTAGCACGACAAAATAATTACAATATATCGGGAATGGAAGTAGCAAGCAGAGCTGTTGATACTACAAATTCAGACCCTTCAGAAAATCAGAAAGAAGAATTAAATACTTTTTTGGCAGCTATTGATCAACACAGATTAATCCCTCCAAAATATATTAAGGCAACAGAGAATACGTCGATTTCGTTTTCATCAGTCACAAAAAAATACCAACAATTAGAAGACTTATCAACATTTAAAAACAGAGTGTTGATAAGGTTTGGAAATAACACCATTGAAATATTAGACAACTCTCTTAATTCAGTTGCTAAAATTAAAATTGATTACGATACACCAAAGTTATTTGCAGGAAATGGAGATTATTGGGCATTAGCAGGTACGTCAAAAACTGTGGCAAGGTATTCAGATCAACAATTAATAGAAAAATCTACCTACCATAAAGCAACAATAAATGCTTTAGCAATTAGTAAAGAAGCGACAATTGTTACGGGAGATGAAAAAGGAAATGTTTTTATCTGGAAAAATGGAGAAGAATCAGCAAAGAAATTAACGAAAGTAGTTGCGGCAGTACAGAATATTACTTTATCAGAAAACGAAAAATATATTGCTATTGCTGATGTAGAGGGACAATTGGTAGTTTGGGATATTCAGAAAAAAGAGAAAATTCTAACCGAAAAATTATCTATACAAGCCAATAGAAAAATGGTTTTTATAGCAGAGGGAAATACATTATTAGTACCAAATGGAAGAGGTATAAAACAAATTGATCTTGTAAAGAAAAAAACAAACGCAGAGATTACATTACCAAATAGGCATATCCCTAATAGTTTGATGCAATTGGATGAAAATTATGTCTTGATTTTAGGGAATAAAGGCCAACTATTACTGCTAAACAATAAAGACAATTCGGTAAAAGAAATGGGGCAAAATCCTCTTGGAGCTAATGTGAAAGTAGCCGCTACTCAAAATAGCTTTTATGCAATGAGTTCTTCTAAATTACAGCAATCTAAACTTACAATTCCTTTACCTTATGCTGAAGATTTTTATACAAAAATAGAAGAATCAGCGCATTATAGTGAACAAGAAAAAGAAAATGCAAAGGGAGTTTTAGCAATTGCACTACAAGAAGATGCACAGAATATTATTACCCCTTTTATATTAGGGTCTTCAGTTCAACCTTCTCTAAATCAGATAAAAGAAGCTATTTATCAGCTAAATTATGCTATTCGTTTATATAATGATAACCCGTTTATTACGGAGGTGATTTATGCTCGAAAGTGGTTTTTAGAAGCCTATGAAATTATTATAGGGAACGATATTAGGAACTTTCCAAAAGCTGTGGCACTTTTTAATAAAATAATTGAGCAACAACCCAATGCGGCGTACCCTTATAATGGAATTGCACTTGTAAATCAGAAATTAATGGATTTAGCAAGAACCAAAAAAAGTATTGCTAAAGCAGGTAGTTTAATGCCAAAATGGACTGCTCCTAAAAGTACTTTAGCAACTACTTTCATTATAGAAGAAAAGTATACAGATGCGATTAAAATGTATGATGAAATAATTGAAATCATACCTAAAAATGCAAAAGGATATGTTGGTAAAGCACAGGTATACCAGATGATGGGATATTACCAAAAAGCATGGGATTTATTGAATGAAGCTACAGCAAAAGTAGGAACAGATATAAGTATTGAAGAGACAAAGGCTACTCTTTTAATAGATTTGGGTGATTTATTAGAAGCTGAAAAGTGCTTAAATAAGTTATTAAAGGGAAGTTATATTTCTACATCCACCTACCTTTCTTATGTACAACTGAAAGAAGAATTTTACGACAGACAGGATAGAGATATTGCATTATTAATAGATGCCCAACAGTTACTTTTATCTGCAATAGAATTGCACCCAACAAATGCTGATTTGTATGCAGAATTGGGGAAATTATTTACAAGGTATCCTAATGTTTTTAAGGTAAAGCCATCAGAAGTTTATGCGTTATTTAATCAGGCGTTACTTTTAGCTCCTTTTAATCAGGTGGCATTAAAAAATAATGCTGAATATGCTTACAGGGTAGATGGAAACATGGAAATAGCCAAACAAGCTACAGTAATGTACTCTCAAATGAGGGCTAATTTTTCTGATCTAGACCTCTTTATTGCTTCAATTGCTTATGCCCAAAAAGATTTTAAATTGATGGAAGGAAGTTGTAAGGCGGCTATGCTTAAAAACCCTTACAAACTAGAAAATTATAAGATGCTATGGAATGTATATGTACAATTTGATAAAACTGAAGAATTGCATAAACTCTACCTTATGGCAAAAGAAAACTTACCAAAATGTCCTTGGTTTGATTATAAATATGCCCTCTATTTTAAAGGAATGAGAGAAAATAGTAAAGCAATTGCATATACTAAGACAAGTTTAAAAATTGCACCTATCTATAATTATGCAAAGGTGATTGAAAATCCATCTAAAGGAATATCTCATTTATATACATACGATCAACAGACAAACGGCAAAACGTTTACAGCAAAAGGGGGCTTTTATATTGTACAAAAGAATTCTTTTAAAGGTGTAATTGATTACGCAGGAAGGTTAGTAGTGCCTATTGAGTATAAACATATTCAACTTACCCAAAATGGCTACTCTATTTTAACCTTAAAAGACCATACCAAGCAATTAACATCTCCCGATGGACAAATTTTAGGTGGTAGAGCTTTCCAAGAAATTGAATTCCTTGATTGTGGTTTAGTTAAAGTAAGAGTTAACGGGAAATATGGGTGTCTAGACCGTAGCACCGGAAAAGTAGTAGTACCTTTTAAATATGAGGTAATTACAAACGGAAAATGGGCAGGAATACCCGTAGCTTGTTGTAGAGTAAATGCAAGAGATACCGATAATACTGCAGAGTATTATTCTATTGAAGGAAAATGTATTTCTTGTAATTAG